A single window of Mycolicibacterium madagascariense DNA harbors:
- a CDS encoding helix-turn-helix domain-containing protein gives MTSMNGPSSRDSAGGKSARDGSGGEPPRQQFLTVAEVASLMRVSKMTVYRLVHNGELPAVRVGRSFRVHAKAVHDLLETSYFDAG, from the coding sequence ATGACGTCTATGAACGGGCCCTCTTCGCGGGATTCCGCCGGCGGCAAGTCCGCGCGGGATGGCTCCGGCGGAGAACCGCCGCGCCAGCAATTCCTGACCGTCGCCGAAGTCGCGAGCCTCATGCGGGTGAGCAAGATGACGGTCTACCGGCTCGTTCACAACGGAGAGCTCCCCGCCGTGCGCGTGGGCCGCTCCTTCCGCGTGCACGCCAAGGCCGTGCACGACCTCCTGGAGACCTCGTACTTCGACGCGGGCTAG
- a CDS encoding 30S ribosomal protein bS22 gives MGSVIKKRRKRMSKKKHRKLLRRTRVQRRKLGK, from the coding sequence ATGGGTTCAGTCATCAAGAAGCGGCGCAAGCGTATGTCGAAGAAGAAGCACCGCAAGCTGCTTCGTCGCACTCGGGTGCAGCGCAGAAAATTGGGCAAGTAG
- a CDS encoding SDR family oxidoreductase translates to MDSDGRPTHGHGHDAGSSDSRDAAQGPKVVLVTGACRFLGGYLTARLAQNPTIDHVIAVDAITPSKDLLRRMGRAEFVRADIRNPFIAKVIRNGNVDTVVHAAAASYAPRAGGRAALKELNVMGAMQLFAACQKAPSVRRVVLKSTSEVYGSSPRDPVLFTEDGSSRRPPGEGFAQDSIDIEGYARGLARRRPDIKVTILRLANMIGPAMDTALSRFLAGPVVPSVLGHDARLQLLHEQDALGVLERATIAGRSGTFNVGAAGIIMMSQAIRRSGRVPLPVPKSALSAVDSLRRATRYTELDREQLNYVSYGRVMDTTRMRKDLGYSPKWTTAEAFDDYVRGRGLTPIVDPRWVRSLESRAISAAQRWGR, encoded by the coding sequence ATGGATTCCGATGGCCGGCCTACGCATGGCCATGGGCACGACGCCGGTAGCTCCGACTCGAGGGATGCCGCGCAGGGCCCCAAGGTGGTGCTCGTCACCGGTGCGTGTCGCTTCCTCGGCGGCTACCTCACCGCCCGGTTGGCGCAGAACCCGACGATCGATCACGTCATCGCGGTCGATGCGATCACGCCGAGCAAGGATCTGCTGCGTCGGATGGGTCGCGCCGAGTTCGTGCGAGCCGACATCCGAAATCCCTTCATCGCCAAGGTGATTCGCAACGGGAACGTCGACACGGTGGTGCACGCGGCGGCGGCGTCCTACGCGCCGCGCGCGGGCGGTCGCGCCGCGCTCAAGGAGCTCAACGTCATGGGCGCGATGCAGTTGTTCGCGGCATGCCAGAAGGCGCCGTCGGTGCGGCGGGTGGTCCTGAAGTCCACGTCGGAGGTCTACGGCTCGAGCCCGCGCGATCCCGTGCTGTTCACCGAGGACGGCAGCTCGCGGCGGCCACCCGGTGAGGGTTTCGCGCAGGACAGCATCGACATCGAGGGCTACGCGCGGGGTCTGGCGCGGCGACGTCCCGACATCAAGGTGACGATCCTGCGGCTGGCCAACATGATCGGCCCCGCGATGGACACCGCGCTCTCCCGCTTCCTCGCCGGACCCGTGGTGCCGTCGGTGCTGGGTCACGACGCCCGCCTGCAGCTGCTGCACGAACAGGACGCCCTCGGCGTGCTCGAGCGGGCCACGATCGCGGGCCGCTCCGGCACCTTCAACGTGGGCGCCGCGGGCATCATCATGATGTCGCAGGCGATTAGGCGCTCCGGCCGGGTGCCGCTGCCGGTGCCCAAATCGGCCCTCAGCGCGGTGGATTCGCTGCGCCGCGCCACCCGCTACACCGAACTCGACCGCGAACAGCTGAACTACGTCAGCTATGGGAGGGTCATGGACACCACGCGAATGCGCAAGGACCTAGGTTACAGCCCGAAGTGGACCACGGCGGAGGCTTTCGACGATTACGTGCGCGGTCGAGGCTTGACCCCGATCGTGGACCCGCGCTGGGTACGCTCGCTGGAGAGCCGCGCCATTTCGGCGGCGCAGCGGTGGGGGAGATAG
- a CDS encoding lysophospholipid acyltransferase family protein — protein sequence MAGESKAKVIPLHSNSGRSSAQRRAAARADGARRHPSLIEDPGTRASAEQVAAVVREIDDRRTAAGAPSEDYEPNELAQRIASAAEFLRKRMSGDYVVDEFGFDKHLNEAIFLPLLRGLFRNWFRVEVSGIENLPETGAALVVANHAGVLPLDGLMASVAVHDNHPTNRDLRLLAADMVFDMPMVGQAARKAGHTMACTADAHRLLAAGELTAVFPEGYKGLGKNFRDRYKLQRFGRGGFVAAALRAGAPIVPCSIVGSEEIYPMLSDVKLLARLLGLPYFPITPLFPLAGPLGLVPLPSKWHIQFGEPISTRDYDESAADDPMVTFELTDQVRETIQQTLYQLLANRRNPYLG from the coding sequence GTGGCGGGTGAGTCGAAGGCGAAAGTGATTCCGCTGCACTCCAATTCGGGCCGTTCATCGGCTCAGCGGAGAGCTGCGGCACGTGCCGACGGAGCGCGGCGGCATCCGTCGCTCATCGAGGACCCCGGAACCAGGGCGTCGGCCGAGCAGGTCGCCGCCGTCGTCCGCGAGATCGACGACCGTCGCACGGCGGCCGGTGCCCCCAGCGAGGACTACGAGCCCAACGAACTCGCCCAGCGCATCGCCTCGGCCGCGGAGTTCCTGCGCAAGCGGATGAGCGGCGACTACGTCGTCGACGAGTTCGGCTTCGACAAGCACCTCAACGAGGCAATCTTTCTTCCGTTGCTACGCGGGCTCTTTCGCAACTGGTTCCGGGTCGAGGTCAGCGGTATCGAGAACCTCCCCGAGACCGGTGCGGCCCTCGTCGTCGCCAACCACGCCGGCGTCCTGCCGCTCGACGGGCTGATGGCCTCGGTCGCGGTGCACGACAATCACCCCACGAACCGCGACCTCCGGCTGCTGGCCGCCGACATGGTGTTCGACATGCCGATGGTCGGCCAGGCCGCGCGCAAGGCGGGCCACACGATGGCGTGCACCGCCGACGCCCACCGCCTGCTCGCGGCGGGCGAACTCACCGCGGTGTTCCCCGAGGGCTACAAGGGACTGGGCAAGAACTTCCGCGATCGGTACAAGCTGCAGCGCTTCGGCCGCGGCGGTTTCGTGGCCGCGGCGCTGCGGGCGGGCGCCCCGATCGTGCCCTGCTCGATCGTCGGGTCCGAGGAGATCTACCCGATGCTCAGCGACGTCAAGCTGCTGGCCCGGCTGCTTGGGCTGCCGTACTTCCCGATCACGCCGCTGTTTCCGCTGGCCGGTCCGCTCGGACTGGTGCCGCTGCCGTCGAAGTGGCACATCCAGTTCGGCGAGCCCATCTCGACGCGGGACTACGACGAGTCCGCGGCCGATGACCCCATGGTCACCTTCGAGCTGACCGACCAGGTCCGCGAGACCATTCAGCAGACGCTGTACCAACTGCTCGCCAACCGCAGGAACCCCTACCTCGGCTGA
- a CDS encoding FAS1-like dehydratase domain-containing protein produces the protein MSIAEDIIGTHYRYPDYFLVDREKVREFARSVKDEHPAHYTEAAAAECGQEGLIASLTFVAVAGRRVQDEIFHQFDVPINMERVLHRDQKLVFHRPIVVGDKLWFDSYLDSVIESHGAIITEIRGEVTDDEGRPVLTSTVTLFGESTNAAENAEVTAQIAAGRDAAMKRMIAGQTKAGS, from the coding sequence ATGAGCATCGCCGAAGACATCATCGGCACCCACTACAGGTATCCCGACTACTTCCTGGTGGACCGTGAGAAGGTGCGGGAATTCGCCCGTTCGGTGAAGGACGAGCACCCCGCCCACTACACCGAGGCCGCGGCCGCCGAGTGTGGCCAGGAGGGGCTGATCGCCTCCCTGACCTTCGTCGCCGTCGCGGGTCGCCGGGTGCAGGACGAGATCTTTCATCAGTTCGACGTGCCCATCAACATGGAGCGCGTGCTGCACCGCGACCAGAAGCTGGTGTTCCACCGCCCGATCGTGGTCGGCGACAAGCTGTGGTTCGACTCCTACCTCGACTCGGTGATCGAGTCGCACGGCGCGATCATCACCGAGATCCGCGGCGAGGTCACCGACGACGAGGGCCGACCCGTGCTGACGAGCACCGTCACGCTGTTCGGGGAGTCGACGAACGCCGCCGAGAACGCCGAAGTCACCGCGCAGATCGCGGCCGGGCGGGACGCCGCGATGAAGCGCATGATTGCCGGGCAAACCAAAGCCGGCTCCTGA
- a CDS encoding HAD family hydrolase, with protein sequence MAADEVEHAPPPPDLTAAAFFDVDNTLVQGSSLVHFARGLAARKYFTYGDLARFGYAQAKFQLTGKENSDDVAAGRTKALAFIEGRPTSELTEVGEEIYDEIIADKIWQGTRALAEMHLDAGQQVWLVTATPYELAATIARKLGLTGALGTVAESKDGVFTGRLVGEILHGAGKAHAVRSLAIREGLNLRRCTAYSDSINDVPMLSLVGTAVAINPDAALRDLARKRGWEIRDFRTARKAARIGVPSALALGAAGGALAAVVSHRGGNGLRGIGR encoded by the coding sequence GTGGCCGCCGACGAGGTCGAGCACGCCCCACCGCCCCCCGACCTGACCGCGGCGGCGTTCTTCGACGTCGACAACACCCTCGTGCAGGGCTCCTCCCTGGTGCACTTCGCCAGGGGCCTGGCGGCCCGCAAGTACTTCACCTACGGCGACCTCGCGCGATTCGGCTACGCGCAGGCCAAGTTTCAGCTCACCGGCAAGGAGAACAGCGACGACGTCGCCGCGGGCCGGACCAAGGCGCTGGCGTTCATCGAGGGGCGGCCGACCTCGGAGCTGACCGAGGTCGGCGAGGAGATCTACGACGAGATCATCGCCGACAAGATCTGGCAGGGCACCCGCGCGCTGGCCGAGATGCACCTCGACGCCGGCCAGCAGGTGTGGCTCGTCACCGCCACCCCCTACGAGCTGGCCGCCACGATCGCCCGCAAGCTCGGGCTGACCGGTGCGCTCGGCACGGTCGCCGAGTCGAAGGACGGGGTGTTCACCGGCCGCCTCGTCGGGGAGATCCTGCACGGCGCGGGCAAGGCGCACGCCGTGCGGTCACTCGCGATCCGCGAGGGGCTCAACCTGAGGCGCTGCACGGCCTACTCCGACAGCATCAACGACGTCCCCATGCTGTCGCTGGTCGGCACCGCGGTGGCGATCAACCCCGACGCCGCGCTGCGCGACCTGGCGCGCAAGCGGGGGTGGGAGATCCGCGACTTCCGCACCGCCCGCAAGGCCGCCCGCATCGGGGTGCCCTCGGCGCTGGCGCTGGGCGCCGCGGGCGGTGCGCTCGCCGCCGTCGTGTCCCACCGCGGCGGGAACGGCCTTCGCGGGATCGGCCGGTGA
- a CDS encoding glutaredoxin family protein, translating to MDHAASAHTVELLTRAGCSLCEKAAARLAELAAEWGFALVSTDVDAAAAAGDPTLRAEYGDLLPVVLLDGVQHSYWEVDEAALRADLAVPPTRADRPASELG from the coding sequence GTGGACCATGCGGCGAGTGCGCACACCGTGGAGTTGCTGACCCGGGCCGGCTGCAGCCTGTGCGAGAAGGCCGCGGCGCGGCTGGCCGAGCTGGCCGCCGAGTGGGGGTTCGCCCTCGTGTCGACCGACGTCGACGCTGCCGCGGCCGCCGGGGACCCCACCCTGCGCGCCGAGTACGGCGACCTGCTGCCCGTCGTGCTGCTCGACGGCGTCCAGCACAGCTACTGGGAGGTCGACGAGGCGGCGCTGCGGGCCGATCTGGCGGTCCCGCCGACGCGAGCCGACCGCCCGGCGAGCGAGCTCGGCTAA
- a CDS encoding glutamyl-tRNA reductase gives MSVLLFGVSHRSAPVSVLEQLSTDEADQTKIVEELLRSSLVTEAMVLATCNRVEIYAVVEAFHGGLSVIGSVLSEHSGMSLGDLTKYAYVRYAEAAVEHLFAVASGLDSAVLGEQQVLGQVRRSYASAEANQTVGRTLHELAQRALSVGKRVHSETGIDAAGASVVSVALDMADRKLSGLAGRAAAVIGAGSMGSLAAAHLSRAGIGRVHVVNRSLPRAERLVENLRAQGVDAKAFPFDHIQAVLADAEVVVTCTGAVRPVVSLADVHRGLAHGQEPKQLVICDLGMPRDVDPAVAGLPGVYVVDMDRILREPASRAAVDDAEAARAIVAAEVANYLAGQRMAEVTPTVTALRQRAADVVEAELLRLDNRLPGLDVAQRDEVARTVRRVVDKLLHAPTVRVKQLASAPGGDSYAEALRELFELDPQAVDAVAAGELPLVAPDLVLGETRRDLGQAE, from the coding sequence ATGAGCGTTCTTCTATTCGGAGTGTCTCACCGCAGCGCGCCCGTGTCGGTGCTCGAGCAGTTGAGCACCGACGAGGCCGATCAGACCAAGATCGTCGAAGAACTCCTGCGGTCGTCCCTCGTGACCGAGGCCATGGTGCTCGCGACCTGCAACCGCGTGGAGATCTACGCGGTCGTCGAAGCCTTCCACGGCGGCCTCTCCGTCATCGGCTCGGTGCTGTCCGAGCATTCCGGCATGTCCCTGGGCGACCTCACGAAGTACGCCTACGTGCGCTACGCCGAGGCCGCCGTCGAGCACCTGTTCGCGGTCGCCAGCGGCCTCGACAGCGCGGTGCTCGGCGAGCAGCAGGTGCTCGGCCAGGTCCGCCGCTCGTATGCCTCCGCCGAGGCCAACCAGACCGTCGGCCGCACGCTGCACGAGCTGGCGCAGCGGGCCCTGTCGGTCGGCAAGCGCGTGCACTCCGAGACGGGCATCGACGCCGCGGGCGCCTCGGTGGTCTCCGTCGCGCTCGACATGGCCGACCGCAAGCTGTCCGGGCTGGCAGGCCGCGCGGCCGCGGTGATCGGGGCCGGCTCCATGGGGTCGCTCGCCGCCGCGCACCTGAGCCGCGCCGGCATCGGCCGGGTGCACGTCGTGAACCGCTCGCTGCCGCGCGCGGAGCGGCTGGTCGAGAACCTCCGCGCCCAGGGCGTGGACGCCAAGGCCTTCCCGTTCGACCACATCCAGGCCGTGCTGGCCGACGCCGAGGTCGTGGTGACGTGCACCGGCGCCGTACGGCCCGTCGTGTCACTGGCCGACGTGCACCGCGGACTCGCGCACGGCCAGGAACCCAAGCAACTGGTGATCTGCGATCTCGGCATGCCCCGCGACGTCGACCCGGCCGTCGCCGGACTGCCCGGCGTCTACGTCGTGGACATGGACCGGATCCTGCGCGAACCGGCGTCGCGCGCGGCGGTCGACGACGCCGAGGCGGCCCGCGCCATCGTTGCCGCAGAGGTGGCCAACTACCTTGCCGGACAACGCATGGCCGAGGTCACGCCGACCGTGACGGCGTTGCGGCAGCGGGCTGCCGACGTCGTGGAGGCCGAACTGCTCCGGCTGGACAACCGGCTCCCGGGGCTCGACGTCGCGCAGCGCGACGAGGTCGCCAGGACCGTGCGCCGCGTCGTCGACAAGCTCCTGCACGCGCCGACGGTGCGCGTGAAGCAACTCGCGAGCGCGCCCGGCGGGGACAGCTACGCCGAGGCCCTGCGCGAGCTGTTCGAGCTCGACCCGCAGGCCGTCGACGCCGTCGCCGCCGGCGAATTGCCGCTCGTCGCACCGGATTTGGTGTTGGGTGAGACCCGGCGCGATCTGGGCCAGGCTGAGTAA
- the hemC gene encoding hydroxymethylbilane synthase gives MIRIGTRGSLLATTQAGLIRDTLLAKGHAAELVVVSTAGDRSSEPIADIGVGVFTAALRDAIADGRVDVAVHSYKDLPTASDDRFVIAAIPPREDARDALVARDGLVLGELPAGSVIGTSSPRRAAQLRALGLGLEIRPLRGNLDTRLNRVSNGDLDGVVVARAGLVRIGRQGDVTETLEPVQMLPAPAQGALAVECRASDAELAALLAEMDHSDTRVAVTAERVLLAQLEAGCSAPVGAIAEVVESIDEEGNVFEELSLRGCVAALDGSDVIRASGIGTPERARELGLSVAAELFDLGARDVLDQRTTERE, from the coding sequence GTGATCCGAATCGGCACCAGGGGCAGCCTGCTCGCCACCACCCAGGCCGGTCTGATCCGGGACACCCTGCTCGCCAAGGGACACGCGGCCGAACTCGTCGTCGTCTCCACCGCGGGTGACCGCTCCAGTGAGCCGATCGCCGACATCGGTGTCGGCGTGTTCACCGCGGCCCTGCGCGACGCCATCGCCGACGGCCGGGTCGACGTTGCCGTGCACTCCTACAAGGATTTGCCGACCGCGTCCGACGACCGGTTCGTCATCGCCGCCATACCGCCCCGCGAGGACGCCAGGGACGCGTTGGTGGCCCGCGACGGGCTGGTGCTGGGGGAGTTGCCGGCCGGCTCGGTGATCGGCACGTCGAGCCCGCGGCGGGCGGCGCAGCTTAGAGCACTGGGTCTCGGTTTGGAAATTCGCCCCCTAAGAGGCAACCTAGACACCAGGTTGAACAGGGTAAGCAACGGTGATCTCGACGGCGTCGTCGTCGCCCGGGCGGGACTGGTCCGCATCGGACGACAGGGTGACGTCACCGAGACATTGGAGCCGGTGCAGATGTTGCCAGCACCGGCCCAGGGTGCACTCGCAGTGGAGTGTCGCGCGAGCGACGCCGAGCTCGCCGCGCTGCTGGCGGAGATGGACCATTCCGACACGCGCGTCGCAGTCACCGCGGAGCGAGTCCTGCTCGCCCAACTGGAGGCGGGCTGTTCCGCGCCGGTGGGTGCGATCGCAGAGGTGGTCGAGTCCATCGACGAGGAGGGCAACGTCTTCGAGGAGCTGTCGCTGCGCGGTTGCGTGGCGGCGCTGGACGGATCCGACGTGATCCGTGCGTCCGGAATCGGGACCCCCGAACGGGCCAGGGAGCTTGGGCTCTCGGTGGCCGCGGAGTTGTTCGATCTGGGAGCGCGGGACGTGTTGGATCAGCGGACGACAGAGCGGGAGTGA
- a CDS encoding bifunctional uroporphyrinogen-III C-methyltransferase/uroporphyrinogen-III synthase has protein sequence MTTRGRKSKPGRITFVGSGPGDPGLLTTRARAVLANAALVFTDPDVPEAVLAMVGSELPPTSGPAEASPATDDDATAESPAPTTLPGGADVRPALGDPTEVAKLLVHEARNGVDVVRLVAGDPLSVDSVITEVSALARTQSHFEIVPGLSPAAAVPTYAGLPLGSSHTVADVRGDVDWAALAAAPGPLILHATATHLPDAARTLIEYGLTDTTPCVVTANGTTCQQRSVESTLAGLLDKATLAGADPAGPLAGPLVATIGKTVANRAKLNWWESRALYGWTVLVPRTKDQAGEMSERLVSHGALPIEVPTIAVEPPRSPAQMERAVKGLVDGRFQWVVFTSTNAVRAVWEKFNEFGLDARAFSGVKIACVGQATADRVRAFGINPELVPSGEQSSLGLLDEFPPYDDIFDPVNRVLLPRADIATETLAEGLRMRGWEIEDVTAYRTVRAAPPPAQTREMIKTGGFDAVCFTSSSTVRNLVGIAGKPHARTIVACIGPKTAETAAEFGLRVDVQPETAAVAPLVEALAEHAARLRAEGALPPPRKKSRRR, from the coding sequence ATGACGACCCGAGGGCGCAAGAGCAAGCCCGGCCGCATCACGTTCGTCGGTTCAGGTCCCGGTGACCCGGGCCTGCTGACGACGAGGGCGCGCGCGGTACTGGCCAACGCGGCACTGGTCTTCACGGACCCAGACGTGCCGGAGGCGGTGCTCGCCATGGTCGGCTCGGAGCTGCCGCCGACGTCGGGCCCCGCGGAGGCGAGCCCGGCCACCGACGACGATGCGACGGCCGAGTCACCGGCCCCGACGACGCTGCCCGGCGGTGCGGACGTCCGCCCCGCCCTGGGCGATCCGACCGAGGTCGCCAAGCTGCTGGTGCACGAGGCGCGCAACGGCGTGGACGTCGTGCGGCTGGTGGCGGGCGACCCGCTGTCGGTCGACTCCGTCATCACCGAGGTGAGCGCGCTGGCGCGCACGCAGTCGCACTTCGAGATCGTGCCCGGCCTCTCGCCGGCCGCCGCGGTGCCGACGTACGCCGGGCTGCCGCTCGGGTCCTCGCACACCGTGGCCGACGTCCGCGGCGACGTGGACTGGGCCGCGCTCGCGGCCGCGCCGGGGCCGCTGATCCTGCACGCGACGGCCACCCACCTGCCCGACGCGGCGCGCACCCTGATCGAGTACGGCCTGACCGACACCACGCCCTGCGTCGTGACCGCGAACGGCACCACGTGCCAGCAGCGTTCGGTCGAGTCGACGCTGGCCGGGCTGCTCGACAAGGCCACGCTGGCCGGCGCCGATCCGGCCGGTCCGCTGGCGGGCCCGCTGGTGGCGACCATCGGCAAGACCGTCGCGAACCGCGCCAAGCTGAACTGGTGGGAGAGCCGCGCGCTGTACGGCTGGACCGTGCTGGTGCCGCGCACCAAGGACCAGGCGGGCGAGATGAGCGAGCGACTGGTGTCGCATGGCGCCCTGCCGATCGAGGTGCCGACCATCGCCGTCGAGCCGCCGCGCAGCCCCGCTCAGATGGAAAGGGCCGTCAAGGGTTTGGTCGATGGCCGCTTCCAGTGGGTCGTGTTCACCTCCACCAACGCCGTGCGCGCCGTGTGGGAGAAGTTCAACGAGTTCGGTCTCGACGCGCGGGCGTTCTCCGGTGTGAAGATCGCCTGCGTCGGGCAAGCGACCGCAGATCGGGTGCGCGCCTTCGGCATCAATCCCGAACTGGTCCCGTCCGGTGAGCAGTCCTCCCTCGGCCTGCTCGACGAATTCCCGCCGTACGACGACATCTTCGACCCGGTCAACCGCGTGCTGCTGCCGCGCGCCGACATCGCCACCGAGACGCTCGCCGAGGGACTTCGGATGCGCGGGTGGGAGATCGAGGACGTCACCGCGTACCGCACCGTCCGGGCCGCGCCGCCGCCCGCGCAGACGCGCGAGATGATCAAGACCGGCGGGTTCGACGCGGTGTGCTTCACGTCGAGTTCGACGGTGCGCAACCTCGTCGGCATCGCGGGCAAGCCGCACGCGCGGACGATCGTCGCGTGCATCGGGCCCAAGACCGCCGAGACCGCAGCCGAATTCGGGCTTCGGGTCGACGTGCAGCCCGAGACCGCAGCCGTGGCTCCGCTGGTCGAGGCGCTCGCCGAGCACGCCGCGCGGCTGCGCGCCGAGGGTGCCCTGCCGCCCCCGCGCAAGAAGAGTCGCCGGCGCTAG
- the hemB gene encoding porphobilinogen synthase has translation MAFPRHRPRRLRTTPALRRLVAQTSLEPRHLVLPMFVADGIAEPQPIASMPGVVQHTRDSLRKAAEEAVAAGVGGLMLFGVPRDEDKDAAGSVGTARDGILNVALRDLAADLGQDTVLMADTCLDEFTDHGHCGVLDARGRVDNDATNLRYVELAVAQANSGAHVVAPSGMMDGQVAAIRDGLDAAGHTDVVILAYAAKFASGFYGPFREAVSSSLDGDRRTYQQNPGNAREALHEVELDLVEGADIIMVKPAMAYLDVVRAAAEMSPVPVAAYQVSGEYSMISAAAANGWIDLRTVALESLTGIRRAGADIVLTYWAAEVADWLA, from the coding sequence GTGGCATTCCCGAGGCATCGCCCGCGTCGCCTGCGCACCACCCCGGCCCTGCGCCGGCTGGTGGCGCAGACGTCGCTGGAGCCCCGGCATCTGGTGCTGCCGATGTTCGTCGCCGACGGCATCGCCGAACCGCAGCCGATCGCGTCCATGCCGGGAGTGGTTCAGCACACCAGGGATTCGCTGCGCAAGGCCGCCGAGGAGGCCGTCGCCGCGGGCGTCGGCGGGCTGATGCTGTTCGGCGTCCCCCGCGACGAGGACAAGGACGCGGCCGGGTCGGTCGGCACCGCTCGCGACGGCATCCTCAACGTCGCGCTGCGCGACCTCGCGGCCGACCTCGGCCAGGACACGGTGCTGATGGCCGACACCTGTCTCGACGAGTTCACCGACCACGGCCACTGCGGCGTGCTCGACGCCCGCGGCCGCGTCGACAACGACGCCACCAATCTCCGATACGTCGAACTCGCAGTGGCACAAGCGAATTCGGGAGCCCACGTGGTGGCCCCGAGCGGCATGATGGACGGCCAGGTGGCGGCGATCCGCGACGGTCTCGACGCGGCGGGGCACACCGACGTGGTGATCCTCGCCTACGCGGCAAAGTTCGCCTCCGGCTTCTACGGACCGTTCCGCGAGGCGGTCTCCTCGAGTCTGGATGGCGACCGGCGCACCTATCAGCAGAATCCGGGCAATGCCCGCGAGGCGCTGCACGAGGTCGAACTCGACCTCGTCGAGGGCGCCGACATCATCATGGTCAAACCGGCCATGGCCTACCTCGACGTGGTGCGGGCCGCGGCCGAGATGTCACCGGTTCCCGTTGCGGCATATCAGGTTTCGGGCGAGTACTCCATGATCAGCGCGGCGGCCGCCAACGGCTGGATCGATCTGCGGACCGTCGCGCTGGAATCGCTGACGGGCATCCGCCGGGCGGGCGCCGACATCGTGCTGACCTACTGGGCGGCCGAGGTCGCGGACTGGCTGGCGTGA
- a CDS encoding DUF3093 domain-containing protein produces MTDTRRDESTVLFAEPGASLWWLLAGPLSAATMLSIQVSSGYGWRPLLPLVFLLLVTAFLGLQVKAARIHTSVELTPEYLRQGAETIRISEIVKIYPEADGDEVPRWQSARALGELTGVPRGRTGIGLKLDSDRRAQAWARKHRRLRAALESLVDGRAS; encoded by the coding sequence ATGACCGACACCCGGCGCGACGAGTCGACGGTGTTGTTCGCCGAGCCTGGTGCGTCGCTGTGGTGGCTGCTGGCGGGCCCGCTGTCGGCGGCGACGATGCTGTCCATCCAGGTGTCCTCCGGGTACGGGTGGCGTCCGCTGCTGCCGCTGGTCTTCCTGCTGCTCGTCACCGCGTTCCTCGGCCTGCAGGTCAAGGCGGCGCGCATCCACACGTCGGTCGAGTTGACGCCGGAATACCTCCGGCAGGGCGCCGAGACCATCCGCATCTCCGAGATCGTGAAGATCTACCCGGAGGCCGACGGTGACGAGGTGCCCCGATGGCAGTCGGCGCGGGCCCTCGGCGAGCTGACCGGCGTCCCACGCGGCAGGACCGGCATCGGCCTCAAGCTCGACAGCGACCGCCGGGCGCAGGCCTGGGCGCGCAAGCACCGCCGGTTGCGGGCGGCGCTGGAGTCCCTCGTCGACGGGCGGGCGTCGTGA
- a CDS encoding oxygenase MpaB family protein has protein sequence MTELADPRPQADALPLGRDSLVWKYFGDNRMYLIGPRPAVLQNMLAELGQGVLDHSVFFSDTAARVKRSIPPIMMTVYGEPDSGEGTRVRDFHRDIKGDMTLPDGTGVRYHALDPNTYFWAHATFVEQVLYFADTFVTRLTEREKEQIYAESKTWYRRYGVSDRPMPADYAAFQRYWEHMMDDVLVAHPTAKYGVGYVTKGFPRPKGVSPLAWRLIAPLFDPVAAFLTTGGLPPRARELLDLPWSRRQERAYRVFAAAWRSRPVNWVWDRLPMTVRYNTFAQAGYARG, from the coding sequence ATGACCGAACTCGCGGACCCCCGCCCGCAGGCCGATGCCCTCCCACTCGGGCGTGACTCCCTGGTGTGGAAGTACTTCGGCGACAACCGCATGTACCTGATCGGGCCGCGGCCCGCCGTGCTGCAGAACATGCTGGCCGAACTCGGGCAGGGCGTGCTGGACCACTCGGTGTTCTTCTCCGACACCGCCGCCAGGGTCAAGCGGTCGATCCCGCCGATCATGATGACGGTCTACGGCGAGCCGGATTCGGGGGAGGGCACCCGGGTGCGGGACTTTCACCGCGACATCAAGGGCGACATGACCCTGCCCGACGGGACGGGCGTCCGCTACCACGCACTCGATCCCAACACCTACTTCTGGGCGCACGCCACGTTCGTCGAGCAGGTGCTGTACTTCGCCGACACGTTCGTCACGCGCCTGACCGAGCGCGAGAAGGAGCAGATCTACGCCGAGTCCAAGACGTGGTACCGCCGCTACGGGGTCAGCGATCGACCGATGCCCGCGGATTACGCGGCGTTCCAACGGTATTGGGAGCACATGATGGACGACGTCCTGGTGGCCCACCCGACCGCGAAGTACGGTGTCGGCTACGTCACGAAGGGCTTCCCGCGGCCCAAGGGGGTCTCGCCGCTGGCGTGGCGGCTGATCGCCCCGCTGTTCGACCCGGTCGCCGCGTTCCTCACGACCGGTGGGCTGCCGCCGCGCGCCCGCGAGCTGCTGGACCTGCCGTGGAGCCGGCGCCAGGAGCGGGCCTACCGGGTGTTCGCGGCGGCGTGGCGCTCGCGACCGGTCAACTGGGTGTGGGACCGTCTGCCAATGACGGTGCGCTACAACACCTTTGCCCAAGCCGGCTATGCCCGCGGCTGA